A section of the Myxococcus virescens genome encodes:
- the argE gene encoding acetylornithine deacetylase: MSDTLPALRATLTELVAMDTTSFRPNVPLIDYAQARLEAAGFSAERQKFLDDAGVEKVNLVAVKGGSGSGRAALALVGHSDCVPYDAAWTDALRLTEKDGRLYARGACDTKGFIACALHAALNAKQLKAPLMVVLTADEEVGLTGAKKLVEAGLGRARHAIVGEPTRLIPVRANKGYCLAEVEVRGKEGHSAYPDSGASAIFRAGRFLQRLEHLALTVLREDLDEGFQPPFTTVNVGVIQGGKAKNVIPGACRFVVEWRPIPGQPPERVSQLLETIRQELVRDEPAFEAQIRVVRTDRGVNTRADAEVVRFLAEASGNAPETVSFGTEAPQMTELGAEAVVFGPGDIRVAHQTGEYVPVEDLVRCEAVLARAVAHFCGGR, encoded by the coding sequence ATGAGTGACACGCTGCCCGCGCTGCGGGCCACCCTGACGGAGTTGGTGGCGATGGACACCACGTCCTTCCGCCCCAACGTTCCGCTCATCGACTACGCGCAGGCGCGCTTGGAGGCCGCGGGCTTCAGCGCGGAGCGCCAGAAGTTCCTGGACGACGCGGGCGTGGAGAAGGTGAACCTCGTCGCGGTGAAGGGCGGTTCTGGCTCCGGCCGCGCCGCGCTGGCCCTGGTGGGGCACTCCGACTGCGTGCCCTACGACGCGGCCTGGACGGACGCGCTGCGGCTGACGGAGAAGGACGGGCGGCTCTACGCGCGCGGCGCGTGTGACACCAAGGGCTTCATCGCCTGCGCGCTGCACGCGGCGTTGAACGCCAAGCAGTTGAAGGCCCCGCTGATGGTGGTCCTGACCGCGGACGAGGAAGTCGGTCTGACGGGCGCGAAGAAGCTGGTGGAGGCGGGACTGGGCCGCGCGCGGCACGCGATTGTCGGCGAGCCCACGCGCCTCATTCCGGTGCGCGCCAACAAGGGCTACTGCCTGGCGGAGGTGGAGGTGCGGGGGAAGGAAGGGCATAGCGCGTACCCGGACTCGGGCGCGTCGGCCATCTTCCGCGCGGGCCGCTTCCTCCAGCGCCTGGAGCACCTGGCGCTGACGGTGCTGCGCGAGGACCTCGACGAGGGCTTCCAGCCGCCCTTTACTACCGTGAACGTGGGCGTCATCCAGGGCGGCAAGGCGAAGAACGTCATCCCCGGTGCCTGCCGCTTCGTCGTGGAGTGGCGGCCCATTCCCGGGCAGCCGCCGGAGCGCGTGTCTCAGTTGCTGGAGACCATCCGCCAGGAGCTGGTGCGGGACGAGCCCGCCTTCGAGGCGCAGATTCGCGTGGTGCGCACGGACCGGGGTGTGAATACGCGGGCGGACGCGGAGGTGGTGCGCTTCCTCGCGGAGGCCAGCGGCAACGCGCCGGAGACGGTGTCCTTCGGGACGGAGGCGCCGCAGATGACGGAGCTGGGGGCGGAGGCGGTGGTGTTCGGCCCCGGCGACAT